The sequence GTCTACCATTTTGCTGTCGGTACTCTATGGCTTGGCTGCCACGGTGATCTGTCTGCTTTTGGGATACCCCTTTGCCTATTTGATCTCCAAGCACGCGGCGCGCCGCCAGCGAACGGTGGTGCTCTTGGTGATGCTGCCCATGTGGATGAACTTTCTCATTCGTACTTACAGCTGGATGACGATTTTAGGTGACTCCGGCGTGATCAACAGCTTTTTGACCGCCGTGGGGCTGGAGCCGGCCAAGCTGATCAACACCGGCGGTGCTGTAATATTGGGTATGGTTTATAATTTCCTACCCTATATGATTCTGCCTATTTATTCCGTACTGTCCAAGCTGGACGGCTCGCTGATTGAGGCGGCAGAGGATTTGGGCAGCAGTCGGCATCAGGTGTTTCAGCGGGTGGTGTTGCCGATGTCCCTGCCCGGTGTACTCTCCGGCATTACCATGGTGTTTGTGCCCTGCGTATCTACCTTTTATATTACCCAAAAGCTGGGCGGCGGCCAGGTGGTGCTGGTTGGCGATGTGATTGAGACCCAGTTTCAAAGCGCCAATAACTACAACCTGGGGGCTGCGCTGTCCCTGGTGCTGATGGTGCTGATTTTGATTTGTCTGGGCGTGATGAACCGCTTTGGCGCGGACGACAGCAGTGACGGAGGTGTGATCGTATGAGCAAGAAAGCCTCTGCCATCGGCAAGATTTATCAGGCACTGATCTATGTGTTTTTGTATGCGCCGATTTTGGTGATCGGGCTGTTCTCCTTTAATGGCAGCGCCAACACCTATATGCTGCAAGGCTTCTCGACGCATTGGTACAAGGAGTTGTTCAGCAACGCAGCGGCTATGCACGCCCTGCAAAATACCGTGGTGCTGGCACTGTGCACCGCTGCGGTGTCCACGCTCTTGGGCGTAATGGCGGCGGTGGGTATCTTTAACAGTCGGCACAAGCTCTATAAGCGCTCGCTGATGCTGCTGACCAATGTGCCCATGATGAACCCGGAGATCGTTACCGGCATCTCTATGATGCTGCTGTTCGTCTTTGCCGGGGGACTGGTGCACCGCAGCAATGTGCTGGGCTTTTGGACGTTGCTGATTGCCCATGTGACCTTTAGTCTGCCCTATGTGATTTTGAATGTGATTCCCAAGCTGCACCAGTTTGATATGAATATTTACGAGGCGGCGGTGGACCTGGGCTGCAAGCCGGTGCGGGCGTTTTTTAAGACCGTATTTCCGGAGATTCTCAGTGGTATCATCACCGGCTGTGTGATGAGCTTTACGCTGTCGCTGGACGATTTTATCATCAGCTACTTTACCAACGGACCCAGCTTCCAGACCCTGCCCATCTACATTTTCTCTATGACCAAAAAGCGGGTGAAGCCGGATATGTACGCCTTGTCATTTCTGATGTTCTTGACCATTTTGGTTTTGCTGATCCTGTCCAACTGGATGCAGGCCAGAGCGGAGAAGCGGGAGAAGGGGGAGCGCCAATGAAAAAGTGTTTTTCTTTTCTGCTGACCCTGCTGGTGCTGCTGGCAATGCCCGTCAGCGCCTTTGCGGCGGATGATGTTTTCACGCCGGCGCAAAAGGCCTATTACAAGAACCTGGGTCTGCAAGGCACTACGGTGAATGTGTATAACTGGGGCGAGTATATCTCCGAGGGGCAGGAAGGGGCTATGAATACCGTTAAGGAATTTGAGCGGCTCACCGGTGCCAAGGTGAATTATACCAATTTTGAATCAAACGAAAATATGTATTCCAAGCTGTCCGGCGGCGGTGTGTCCTATGATGTGATCATTCCTTCGGACTATATGATCCAGCGCCTGCTGGAGGAGGATATGCTGCTGCCTTTGGACTACGGCAATATTCCCAATTATGACAAGTATATTGCCCCGGACTGCAAGGGGCTGTATTTTGACCCCCAGCAGAAGTACACCGTGTGCTACAACATTGGCACCACGGTGCTGATCTATAACAAAAAGCTGGTGAAAGAAGCGCCTAAAAGCTGGTCTGTGCTGTGGGACGAACAGTACCGGGACAAGGTGCTGATGTTTAACAATTCCAGAGACGCTTTTGCACTGGCTCAGTTCATGCTGGGACAGGATTTGAACACCACCTCGGAGGAGGACTGGAACGCGGCGGCGGAGCTGCTCGCCAAGCAAAAGGATGCGGTGCACCCGGTGT comes from Oscillospiraceae bacterium and encodes:
- a CDS encoding ABC transporter permease gives rise to the protein MSNLGRKLLDKPYALWAVLFVLAPLCMVVYYAFTDTGGAFSLHSVSQIPSYLSTILLSVLYGLAATVICLLLGYPFAYLISKHAARRQRTVVLLVMLPMWMNFLIRTYSWMTILGDSGVINSFLTAVGLEPAKLINTGGAVILGMVYNFLPYMILPIYSVLSKLDGSLIEAAEDLGSSRHQVFQRVVLPMSLPGVLSGITMVFVPCVSTFYITQKLGGGQVVLVGDVIETQFQSANNYNLGAALSLVLMVLILICLGVMNRFGADDSSDGGVIV
- a CDS encoding ABC transporter permease; translated protein: MSKKASAIGKIYQALIYVFLYAPILVIGLFSFNGSANTYMLQGFSTHWYKELFSNAAAMHALQNTVVLALCTAAVSTLLGVMAAVGIFNSRHKLYKRSLMLLTNVPMMNPEIVTGISMMLLFVFAGGLVHRSNVLGFWTLLIAHVTFSLPYVILNVIPKLHQFDMNIYEAAVDLGCKPVRAFFKTVFPEILSGIITGCVMSFTLSLDDFIISYFTNGPSFQTLPIYIFSMTKKRVKPDMYALSFLMFLTILVLLILSNWMQARAEKREKGERQ
- a CDS encoding spermidine/putrescine ABC transporter substrate-binding protein; protein product: MKKCFSFLLTLLVLLAMPVSAFAADDVFTPAQKAYYKNLGLQGTTVNVYNWGEYISEGQEGAMNTVKEFERLTGAKVNYTNFESNENMYSKLSGGGVSYDVIIPSDYMIQRLLEEDMLLPLDYGNIPNYDKYIAPDCKGLYFDPQQKYTVCYNIGTTVLIYNKKLVKEAPKSWSVLWDEQYRDKVLMFNNSRDAFALAQFMLGQDLNTTSEEDWNAAAELLAKQKDAVHPVYVMDEVFNLMESGEYAFATYYAGDYILMQDNNPDLGYCFPEEGVNLFYDAMCVPKCTQNKKGAEAFINFMQEPQVALANQEYIYYASPNLAVRQDENNSLYGNPVVYPKVWPKGQYFYNLPQNILELQNDLWARVKSGQLSADGKAQDRRIYWASGAVGAAAVVAVAARLIHKARKNKEQDLRDLY